A genomic segment from Torulaspora globosa chromosome 3, complete sequence encodes:
- the NUP57 gene encoding FG-nucleoporin NUP57 (ancestral locus Anc_3.471), whose amino-acid sequence MFSFGASNNNTGGQGAGGSLFGNKPGGSTSFGFGQNAGTSTQPQQQSGTGFSFGSGNQTNTNAGTNTGLFGSSQQNNTGSAGLFGSQPGTTTGLFGNKPTGTTGLFGQQQQQQQQQQQPLTGGLFGSSNQGASNTQGGLFGNSNQTSNANQIGGGGLFGSNQNQSSTAGGSTTGGNLFGNTNQNQNPAGSTGLFGNANQGSGGGLFGSNNQNQPGNTGVGGFTSTATGVAGGGLFGSKPTGTSNASGGLFGSKPAETATGGLFGNKKANNPVAGGGLFGSKPQTGSLFGTSTTNNAGLFGGSQSQQNQTGGTNLSSLNNNIQPSFPWSQPQNNQSNLQQQQQQQQQQQQQQQQQQQQQQQQQQQQQLFTYPQQLQTQQQLSNYPQQIQEQIVKCKNSWDPTSNKTKLKAFVYNKINEADALALNKPANIPQEEWDEAMDRRPSSNVVPMEVLGFEGLNQRTQLQRENVAQARVILNQILENATQLQQKHELATASRIVKAKSRNTQIVRRILELGTRLAILKSRGLPLSVTEEKMWSQFQSLLERSNDPAGLGKTNELWARLAVLKERAKSLSDQLDNTLVVIAENGGGISDTPTYGRTNDKTADDEVEKRIDKIVETLSNQQRGIHYLHEVLEKDHKIVDKVLKSSSRAA is encoded by the coding sequence ATGTTCAGCTTTGGAGCTTCAAACAACAACACCGGCGGACAAGGGGCTGGCGGAAGCCTTTTTGGTAACAAACCTGGCGGTAGTACTTCCTTTGGATTTGGTCAAAACGCGGGCACTAGCACAcaaccacagcagcagagcGGTACCGGTTTCTCTTTTGGCAGTGGAAATCAAACAAATACCAATGCTGGAACGAACACAGGCCTTTTTGGGAGCTCTCAGCAAAACAATACGGGATCCGCCGGGTTGTTCGGGAGCCAACCGGGTACGACAACCGGTCTGTTCGGCAATAAGCCTACAGGAACAACAGGCTTGTTTGgacaacaacaacagcaacaacagcagcagcagcagccatTGACTGGCGGACTTTTTGGCAGCAGCAATCAGGGAGCAAGCAATACTCAAGGCGGATTATTTGGTAACTCAAATCAAACCTCTAACGCAAACCAAATAGGCGGTGGAGGGTTATTTGGTAGCAATCAAAACCAGAGCTCAACAGCTGGAGGTAGTACAACTGGAGGTAATCTCTTTGGGAATACAAATCAAAACCAGAACCCTGCAGGCAGCACAGGACTCTTTGGAAATGCAAATCAAGGTTCGGGAGGCGGGCTGTTTGGCAGCAATAATCAGAATCAACCTGGCAATACCGGAGTTGGAGGTTTTACAAGCACTGCAACAGGGGTCGCTGGAGGAGGGCTTTTTGGAAGCAAACCGACCGGGACTTCAAATGCTAGTGGCGGTCTCTTCGGAAGTAAGCCAGCTGAGACTGCAACGGGCGGATTGTTTGGGAATAAAAAAGCTAATAATCCTGTCGCAGGAGGTGGATTGTTTGGAAGTAAACCACAAACTGGAAGCCTTTTTGGCACAAGTACAACCAATAATGCGGGATTGTTTGGTGGTTCACAATCGCAGCAAAATCAAACCGGCGGGACAAATTTATCATCCCTGAATAACAACATCCAACCATCATTTCCCTGGTCGCAACCGCAGAATAATCAATCTAACttgcaacaacaacagcagcaacagcagcaacaacagcagcaacaacaacagcaacaacaacaacaacagcagcagcaacagcaacaacaatTGTTCACTTACCCCCAACAACTTCAGACCCAGCAGCAACTCTCAAACTACCCGCAGCAGATTCAAGAGCAGATCGTCAAATGCAAGAACTCGTGGGATCCAACTTCGAACAAAACAAAACTAAAAGCGTTTGTTTACAATAAGATCAATGAAGCTGATGCATTGGCGCTTAATAAACCAGCCAATATTCCCCAGGAAGAGTGGGATGAGGCAATGGATAGGAGACCGTCTTCGAACGTAGTACCAATGGAAGTCCTCGGATTTGAAGGACTCAATCAAAGAACGCAATTACAGCGGGAGAACGTCGCACAAGCGCGTGTTATACTGAATCAAATTCTAGAGAATGCAACGCAGCTGCAACAAAAGCATGAACTGGCCACAGCATCCAGAATTGTTAAAGCGAAATCAAGGAATACCCAGATAGTAAGGCGAATTCTGGAGCTGGGAACAAGATTGGCAATTCTTAAGAGTAGAGGTTTACCTTTGAGCGTCACTGAGGAGAAAATGTGGTCACAGTTCCAGTCTCTGCTAGAGCGCAGTAACGATCCCGCCGGTTTAGGTAAAACCAACGAACTATGGGCACGTCTTGCAGTTCTCAAGGAGCGTGCTAAGAGTCTGTCCGACCAGCTGGATAATACTTTGGTCGTGATCGCCGAGAATGGAGGCGGTATCTCGGACACACCTACCTACGGTAGAACTAATGACAAGACAGCggatgatgaagttgaaaagagaatCGACAAGATTGTTGAGACGTTAAGTAACCAGCAGCGCGGTATCCACTACCTGCACGAAGTCTTAGAGAAGGATCACAAGATCGTCGATAAAGTATTaaagagcagcagccgCGCTGCGTAG
- the CTF4 gene encoding chromatin-binding protein CTF4 (ancestral locus Anc_3.473) translates to MPSVVDKSVFEYGGKTLVAITPDYNTLCVASKNGLAKLLQVDKPEEEPEVLEISKNLSSVKCDPSAGYLITTVNGDAFRLDPTSASDKLLARSALPLRDGCIIHSGKTAVLGGDDLELLVIDLEEDTLKKSSIKVEEQISQMSYAPQTNLLSISFINGKVQFFSVSSTRPHRVHELAGYITANTYKSLPNDDSSAETLNASSVNIGPDSLDDAREQNIDDPEFCDENRICTRVSWHPNGFHFALPCADCTIKIFNVKGYALMKTLKDSVLPVAKFIDLQFDPLTGSYIASVDINNGLLIWNWHTSEIVYRKNFKHNITNFVWRAQADNKTLDIILGTWTGDIINIKGIVESVLAGNGDGDGKAKEQQQQHNALFVDSDLDDSEIDAPSANVDIQAEESDSEGIFTQNADEGKRRYPFENDDGFIDDDDGAGYVSHKKRHQHSPNAQLTTQVPNTTVSQYPSFRYKPVSPGATPFGRGGRRYMTMNNVGYVSVVKNNEQNSVTVSFFDIGRFREYHFEDVFGYDLCSLNEEGTLLGQSKTGMLHYRSHNMIHSNWTKMIPLTHGERITSIAATTFRIFVGSSHGYMRIFNRHGLPLAVEKVSPVVALAAQDYKVFAVHYSPYHGISYSLFELSPTASKYYQRECPLPMTLPQLNLTSEGDVDKQFIKFSPLGLKSLFFSAYGDPCLFGSDNVLLLLSKWRSPSESRWLPVLDANMELWKMSGGKNNTQIHVWPLGLNYDTLNCILVKGKNIWPEFPLPLPSEMEMRIPILVKSRIVEEEEKRKSKSEDTIGEGTSDGAGGGQQNEEIAIPPTMAAEEELLRSKVLSDLLKDSIENDGEVFGNENEILSSLNWSYDKALLRLFAGACAEQNMEMATSLVKEIKQDKALIAATKIAERAELPVLVKKINETREARFEEQINN, encoded by the coding sequence ATGCCTAGCGTTGTTGATAAATCCGTTTTCGAATACGGAGGAAAGACATTGGTGGCTATAACGCCGGATTACAATACGTTATGTGTGGCTAGTAAGAATGGATTGGCTAAACTGCTACAGGTGGATAAACCTGAAGAGGAACCGGAGGTTTTGGAAATATCAAAAAACTTGAGCTCGGTGAAATGCGATCCCAGTGCCGGCTATTTGATCACGACTGTGAACGGTGATGCTTTCAGGCTTGATCCCACATCAGCAAGCGATAAACTTTTGGCTAGGTCAGCACTACCTCTGAGAGATGGTTGTATTATACATTCAGGAAAGACGGCCGTTTTGGGCGGTGATGACCTGGAGCTACTAGTCATCGACTTGGAAGAGGATACTCTAAAGAAGAGTTCAATTAAGGTAGAGGAGCAGATTTCTCAAATGTCCTATGCTCCGCAAACAAACCTCCTCTCTATATCCTTCATTAACGGCAAGGTTCAGTTCTTTTCGGTTTCGTCGACCAGACCCCATAGAGTGCACGAATTAGCTGGCTATATTACCGCAAATACGTACAAGAGTCTTCCAAATGACGACTCTTCGGCAGAGACATTAAATGCAAGCAGTGTGAACATTGGGCCTGACTCGTTGGATGACGCAAGGGAACAGAACATCGACGATCCCGAATTTTGTGATGAGAATCGGATCTGCACTCGCGTCTCTTGGCACCCGAACGGTTTTCATTTCGCCCTGCCTTGTGCAGATTGCACtatcaagatcttcaatgTAAAAGGCTACGCCTTAATGAAAACTCTGAAAGACTCTGTCCTTCCAGTGGCGAAATTTATCGATTTGCAGTTCGATCCCTTGACTGGGTCATATATCGCTTCTGTTGACATCAATAACGGCCTTTTGATCTGGAACTGGCATACTTCAGAAATAGTATACAGGAAGAACTTCAAGCACAATATAACAAACTTCGTTTGGAGAGCTCAAGCAGACAACAAAACGCTCGACATCATCCTTGGAACATGGACAGGCGATATAATTAACATAAAAGGAATTGTGGAATCGGTTTTGGCAGGAAATGGGGATGGTGATGGGAAGGCGAAGgagcaacaacagcaacacAATGCTCTCTTTGTGGACTCAGATTTGGATGATAGCGAAATAGATGCGCCATCAGCTAACGTAGATATTCAAGCAGAGGAAAGTGACTCGGAAGGCATATTTACTCAAAATGCTGACGAAGGAAAGAGAAGATATCCGTTCGAGAATGATGATGGGTTCATagacgatgacgatggaGCAGGTTACGTCTCTCACAAAAAAAGACATCAACATTCACCGAATGCTCAATTGACTACTCAAGTTCCGAATACCACGGTTTCTCAATATCCTTCATTTCGTTATAAGCCAGTGTCTCCAGGTGCTACGCCATTTGGTCGTGGCGGCAGAAGGTATATGACAATGAACAACGTCGGCTACGTTTCTGTAGTGAAAAACAATGAACAAAACAGTGTCACAGTGTCTTTTTTCGATATCGGACGCTTCAGGGAATatcactttgaagatgtttTTGGCTATGACCTTTGCTCATTGAATGAGGAGGGTACGCTCTTAGGACAGTCCAAGACAGGTATGCTGCACTATAGATCGCATAACATGATACATTCGAATTGGACAAAAATGATACCTTTGACGCATGGAGAACGGATCACTAGCATAGCGGCCACAACTTTCAGGATATTTGTTGGGTCTTCGCATGGGTATATGAGAATCTTTAATCGGCATGGCCTCCCACTGGCTGTGGAAAAGGTTTCACCGGTTGTGGCACTCGCAGCTCAAGACTACAAAGTTTTTGCGGTACATTACTCGCCTTACCACGGAATATCTTATTCTTTGTTTGAGCTATCGCCAACGGCCTCCAAATACTATCAACGTGAGTGTCCTTTGCCGATGACGTTACCTCAGCTCAATTTGACTTCCGAGGGTGATGTCGATAAGCAGTTCATCAAATTCAGTCCCCTTGgtttgaagagcttgtTTTTCTCTGCATACGGCGACCCATGCCTCTTCGGCTCCGACAATGTTCTTCTATTACTTTCAAAGTGGAGGTCCCCTTCGGAAAGCAGATGGCTGCCGGTCTTGGACGCAAATATGGAACTGTGGAAAATGTCTGGTGGCAAAAACAACACACAGATCCACGTTTGGCCCCTGGGTCTGAATTACGATACACTGAATTGTATATTGGTCAAAGGAAAGAATATATGGCCCGAGTTTCCACTACCTCTACCGTCTGAAATGGAAATGAGAATACCGATTTTAGTGAAAAGTCGAATCgtggaagaggaagagaagcGCAAATCAAAATCGGAAGATACTATCGGAGAGGGGACATCCGATGGGGCTGGAGGAGGACAACAAAATGAGGAGATTGCTATACCTCCAACTATGGCCGCTGAGGAGGAACTCCTGCGCTCCAAAGTTCTTTCCGACCTTTTAAAAGATTCAATCGAGAACGATGGTGAGGTTTTCGGAAATGAAAATGAGATTCTAAGCTCTCTAAATTGGTCCTATGATAAGGCACTGTTAAGACTCTTCGCCGGTGCATGCGCTGAGCAGAACATGGAAATGGCAACTTCCCTTGTCAAAGAGATAAAACAGGATAAGGCGCTCATTGCTGCCACTAAAATAGCAGAAAGGGCAGAACTGCCAGTTCTCGTAAAGAAAATAAATGAGACAAGAGAAGCCAGGTTCGAAGAACAAATAAATAATTGA
- the SPN1 gene encoding transcription factor SPN1 (ancestral locus Anc_3.468): MSSVDGMGFAEQSVSPPAMDQESGNGVNSGDGERQRRHIVTEASDDEGEVRRLQEMPSVSAGALEIDGSHRSRQELEEKLDRIVKKPKARRSRRDEEDLEQYLDEKILRLKDEMNIAAQMDIETLNRRIETGDNSLIVMQKVKLLPKVVNVLSKANLADTILDNNLLQSVRIWLEPLPDGSLPSFEIQKSLFAALEKLPIKTEHLKESGLGRVVIFYTKSKRVEPQLARLADRIIAEWTRPIIGASDNYRDKRIMQLEFDVEKSRRKAALDTAKVRKKKSGKRASPGGSSAQSLYEQAAARRNRAAAPAQTTTDYKYAPVSNLGSVSGTARTAGVGSTLNNSEMYKRLTSRLNKTKRTK; the protein is encoded by the coding sequence ATGAGTAGCGTTGACGGTATGGGGTTTGCGGAGCAATCGGTTTCGCCGCCAGCGATGGATCAGGAGAGCGGGAATGGGGTCAATAGCGGCGACGGCGAAAGACAGCGTAGACATATTGTCACGGAAGCATCAGATGATGAAGGGGAGGTTAGGAGGTTGCAGGAGATGCCGAGCGTGTCGGCCGGGGCGCTGGAGATCGACGGTTCGCACCGTAGTCGCCAGGAGTTGGAGGAGAAGCTGGACCGAATCGTGAAGAAGCCCAaggcaagaagaagtagaagggatgaagaggatttGGAGCAGTATTTGGACGAGAAGATCCTGAGACTGAAGGATGAGATGAATATAGCGGCGCAAATGGACATCGAAACGCTTAATAGGAGGATAGAGACGGGGGACAACTCGCTGATTGTCATGCAGAAGGTAAAGCTGTTGCCGAAAGTGGTGAATGTGCTGTCGAAGGCGAACTTGGCGGACACAATCCTGGACAACAATCTGCTGCAGAGTGTGAGGATCTGGTTGGAGCCGTTGCCGGACGGATCGTTGCCCTCGTTCGAGATTCAGAAGTCGCTGTTTGCAGCGCTGGAGAAGCTGCCCATCAAGACTGAGCACCTCAAGGAGAGCGGGCTGGGCAGGGTGGTCATCTTTTACACGAAATCGAAGAGAGTGGAGCCGCAATTGGCTAGGCTAGCGGACAGAATCATCGCAGAATGGACAAGGCCCATCATAGGGGCGTCGGATAACTACAGGGACAAGAGAATCATGCAGTTGGAGTTTGACGTGGAGAAATCGAGAAGGAAGGCCGCTCTCGATACGGCCAAGGtaagaaagaagaagtcggGCAAGCGCGCGTCCCCGGGCGGCTCCTCTGCTCAGTCACTGTATGAGCAGGCTGCCGCTAGACGGAATAGGGCGGCTGCCCCTGCTCAAACGACCACCGATTACAAATACGCGCCCGTGAGCAACCTGGGCTCGGTGTCCGGTACGGCCAGAACCGCTGGTGTCGGTTCCACCCTGAATAATAGCGAAATGTATAAGAGGTTGACCTCTAGGCTTAACAAGACCAAGAGGACCAAGTAA
- the RPS23B gene encoding 40S ribosomal protein uS12 (ancestral locus Anc_3.467) produces the protein MGKGKPRGLNSARKLRVHRRNNRWAENNYKKRLLGTAFKSSPFGGSSHAKGIVLEKLGVESKQPNSAIRKCVRVQLIKNGKKVTAFVPNDGCLNFVDENDEVLLAGFGRKGKAKGDIPGVRFKVVKVSGVSLLALWKEKKEKPRS, from the coding sequence ATGGGTAAGGGTAAGCCAAGAGGTTTGAACTCCGCTAGAAAGTTGCGTGTCCACAGAAGAAACAACCGTTGGGCCGAAAACAActacaagaagagattATTGGGTACTGCTTTCAAATCTTCTCCATTTGGTGGTTCTTCCCACGCTAAAGGTATCGTGTTGGAAAAGTTGGGTGTTGAATCCAAGCAACCAAACTCGGCCATTAGAAAGTGTGTCAGagttcaattgatcaagaacggtAAGAAGGTCACTGCGTTTGTTCCAAACGATGGTTGTTTGAACtttgttgatgaaaacgACGAAGTGTTGCTAGCCGGTTTCGGTAGAAAGGGTAAGGCTAAGGGTGATATTCCAGGTGTCAGATTCAAGGTCGTTAAGGTCTCTGGTGTCTCCTTGCTGGCTTTGtggaaggagaagaaggagaagccAAGATCATAA
- the MSS18 gene encoding Mss18p (ancestral locus Anc_3.470), producing MTSSLGFLQQHCVILKLVLFHGSKSAANEMLWSHHITSELGKLCKVLYARPTFSKAYNTLVRQDTGLDLVLSCYDVGLLSPVLFSIKGITMGRKAERAAVSGVCPPIGEYFTLEPSNVRLESLRARLTRQWSKRKHAPSVDRNGQPAVIQIGHWIFDSQPVRSVVTSENNLVALNSRNLRSQYDLRDHRGSRFFAEGSPTNVNQKSLVTKANEQTTGNYLRIKPVLYEGFDPMPGSLKRWLHDVVAEGVEPDARDQERLDLLLHGFKGFG from the coding sequence ATGACGTCCAGCTTGGggtttcttcagcagcacTGTGTGATACTGAAGCTGGTTTTGTTCCATGGGAGTAAGTCGGCTGCCAACGAGATGCTGTGGAGCCATCACATCACTTCGGAGCTTGGTAAGCTCTGCAAAGTGCTGTACGCTAGGCCTACGTTCTCCAAGGCGTACAATACGCTTGTGAGACAGGATACCGGGCTTGATCTGGTGCTGTCGTGCTACGATGTGGGGCTGCTTTCGCCTGTTCTGTTCAGCATTAAAGGCATCACGATGGGTCGTAAAGCAGAGAGAGCAGCTGTGAGCGGCGTGTGTCCGCCGATTGGGGAGTATTTCACGCTAGAGCCAAGCAATGTGAGGCTGGAAAGCCTGCGAGCTCGTCTCACTAGGCAGTGGAGCAAGCGGAAACATGCGCCAAGCGTAGACAGAAACGGTCAACCAGCTGTGATTCAGATTGGGCACTGGATATTCGACAGCCAGCCAGTGAGGAGCGTAGTCACCAGCGAGAATAATCTGGTGGCGCTTAATAGTCGCAATCTAAGATCGCAATACGATCTGAGAGACCATAGAGGTAGTAGGTTCTTCGCAGAGGGTTCTCCTACAAATGTGAACCAAAAGTCACTGGTGACAAAGGCTAATGAGCAAACTACGGGCAATTATCTGCGAATAAAGCCTGTTTTATACGAGGGTTTCGATCCAATGCCAGGATCGCTCAAAAGATGGCTGCACGACGTGGTCGCAGAGGGTGTCGAGCCAGACGCTAGAGATCAGGAACGGCTTGATTTACTATTGCATGGTTTCAAAGGGTTCGGTTAA
- the COG2 gene encoding Golgi transport complex subunit COG2 (ancestral locus Anc_3.472), which produces MHLSDEDELNLELPRITEVNRDLFSSEVEKLDDDIEAFDVDEFLLRNNCNFMPLDFLIGDLSKLSQDMVEVLLEKVTTKYNDYLDFCEPYMNEKNQNVVELQETMADLKGFRMRLEQLSCRDLARTQEVISDAVDYLRKLDEMSRQLQSHLQIPEMIYLAGQISKSLHAMCGTEPLEQQLCTELTTQLGSLIHKIRSQLEELSALDSSYVHHLRNEYHGLLQGAQISLKILTDKCLEDVHNYEPLARTLLSLLSAKPLDEPNPSDST; this is translated from the coding sequence ATGCATCTCTCAGACGAGGATGAGCTCAACCTAGAGCTGCCTAGGATCACAGAGGTCAACAGGGATCTATTCAGCAGCGAAGTGGAAAAACTCGACGACGACATCGAAGCTTTTGATGTCGATGAATTTTTGCTAAGGAACAATTGCAACTTCATGCCTCTTGATTTCCTCATAGGAGATTTATCAAAACTGTCGCAAGATATGGTCGAGGTGCTTCTGGAGAAGGTGACGACTAAGTACAATGACTACCTCGATTTTTGTGAGCCTTACATGAATGAAAAGAATCAGAATGTGGTCGAACTGCAAGAGACAATGGCAGATCTTAAAGGATTCCGAATGCGTTTGGAACAGCTATCCTGCAGGGACTTGGCAAGAACCCAGGAAGTAATCAGTGATGCAGTAGATTATCTTCGCAAATTGGATGAAATGTCGCGTCAGTTGCAAAGCCACCTGCAAATACCCGAAATGATCTACCTGGCGGGCCAAATAAGTAAGAGCCTTCATGCAATGTGTGGTACTGAGCCATTGGAGCAGCAATTGTGTACAGAACTTACAACCCAATTAGGTTCCCTGATACACAAAATTCGCTCGCAACTGGAAGAGCTGTCGGCTCTGGACTCTTCCTACGTACATCATCTGCGCAATGAGTACCACGGGCTGCTTCAGGGAGCTCAAATCTCGCTAAAGATTCTCACCGACAAGTGCCTCGAGGATGTTCACAATTACGAGCCTCTAGCACGGACCTTGTTGTCACTACTGTCAGCCAAGCCGCTCGACGAACCAAATCCATCAGACTCTACGTAA
- the TOM5 gene encoding Tom5p (ancestral locus Anc_3.469) — protein sequence MFGLPQQEPSEEEKKLHQQATNRTLMNAFYAGALLWLSPMVWHFIKRQWK from the coding sequence ATGTTCGGTTTACCTCAGCAAGAGCCCTctgaagaggagaagaaattgcatCAACAGGCCACCAACAGGACGTTGATGAACGCCTTTTACGCTGGTGCTCTGCTATGGTTGTCGCCTATGGTGTGgcatttcatcaagaggcAGTGGAAATGA